In Streptomyces sp. NBC_00683, the DNA window CCGGCGCCGTGCCCTCGCCAAGGATGCCGGTGTCTCTCCCGACGGCACCGGATCGCACCGCCTCGTGATCGGCGGCGGAGCCGAACCCTTCACCGACCCGGACGGCTTCGCCTGGGAGGCCGCATCGTCGCCCCTCACGTCCTGACGTGCCACCACCACACCTGCCACTGCTGACGGAGCCCGTCCCCGAAGGACGGGCTCTCCACCCACGACTGGAGGAATCATGACGGGCGCGCCGCCGCGTGGACGTGAGGAGAGGCTGCGGGACACCCGCGCGAAACTGGAGAGCGACGTCGACCTCTGGGTCGCGACGTCGGGCTCCCCGGGCGGCGTCCACCTCATCCCGCTCTCGTACCTCTGGGACGGGACCGCGTTCCTCGTCTCGACGCCGCGCGCCTCGATCACCGGACGCAACCTGCTGGCGGACCAGCGGGTGCGCCTCAGCCTCGGGCCGACCCGCGATGCCGTGGTCGTCGACGGCATCGCCGAGCCGGTGGACGTCGACGGCCTCGCCCCGGGGACGGGCGACGCGTTCGCGGCCAGGACCGGCTTCGACCCGCGCGGCCTCGACGAGCCCTACCAGTACTTCCTGATCCGGCCGCGGCGCATCCAGGCCTGGCGCGAGGCGAACGAGCTGCAGGGGCGCGACCTCATGCGCGACGGCCGCTGGCTCGCCTGACCGCCGCACGGGAGCACACCCGGCGCGCCGTGCGGCAGATCAGGAGCCGTGGGCGGGCGCATCACCGTTCAGCTGGGCGTACATGACCATGTCCCGGCGGTGTTCCCCGACCTGCTGCCAGCTACGCATCAGCCCCTCGGGCCGGTACCCGGCACTCTCCGCGGTGCGTGCCGACGCGGTGTTCCACGGCTCGACGAGGAGTTGGACGCGGGGGATGCGGAGGTCGTGCAGGGCCCAGGTGGTGACCGTACGGAGCGCCGCGCCGGCCACGCCCTGCCGGCGGGCGCGTTCGCTCATCCAGTACCCGACCGACGCGCGGCCCTCGGCCTCGTCCCCGAGCCACAGCCCGATGGAGCCGACCGGCCGTCGGTCCCGGGTGCGGACGATGGCGAACGGGTAGCCGGCGCCGGTGGCCGCCCGTTCCCACTGGCG includes these proteins:
- a CDS encoding pyridoxamine 5'-phosphate oxidase family protein, with the protein product MTGAPPRGREERLRDTRAKLESDVDLWVATSGSPGGVHLIPLSYLWDGTAFLVSTPRASITGRNLLADQRVRLSLGPTRDAVVVDGIAEPVDVDGLAPGTGDAFAARTGFDPRGLDEPYQYFLIRPRRIQAWREANELQGRDLMRDGRWLA
- a CDS encoding GNAT family N-acetyltransferase, whose protein sequence is MARPLTVPSLTAGADFVLRPWEMSDLPLVREVAADDYIPLITTIPSPYSEAEAEAYVRRQWERAATGAGYPFAIVRTRDRRPVGSIGLWLGDEAEGRASVGYWMSERARRQGVAGAALRTVTTWALHDLRIPRVQLLVEPWNTASARTAESAGYRPEGLMRSWQQVGEHRRDMVMYAQLNGDAPAHGS